GAACACCGCAACAACAAGCTCAAGTAGTGATTCTCCAAAGATAAGCAGTGAACCAACGACGAGTGATACAAGAAGACTGGATCCGATAACTGCAATCCGTGTAATCGCATCCGTACGAGAGCTCTCTTCATCGAGAATCCGCTGCACTTCTGCCAGCACATGTTGTGCTGAGTAAACGACAGAGTGTACAAGAGCAGATACCATGATACTCATGACTGCCAAGGGGATGGCAACCATAGAGAGATCGACGGTCGGAACAGCCCATCTGACATAGAGAGTACAACCGAGAAACACAGCTACCGAGAGCAGTATCCACGGTATCAGCTCGGCTGCAGATCTGCGTAGTAGATGCAATTGATTCGCCATTAGATCTGGTGTATAATCGAAGAGACCAAATCTCGCTCGGTTGGAACATTGGTTTGTTTCCGGTCCACTTTTAGGGAGTCATAGAACATCATACACCCGATCTATGGGACCCTGATTTGATGAATATGGATGTGTTGTCACTTCTAGAAAGGTCAGTTCGTATCGACTCTTCGACTCAACTCTACGACTGATAGTTCTTTGACCACTGGTAGATATTCCGTGTTAGATAAAGTCCGACGACTATCGGGATGCTCACGGAGATTAAAAAGAGGAGGTTGTAGGTAAGCGAAAATGGTTCGAGATCCCCATCAACTACGACCTCTGGTTCTGCCAGCCACAGGTCGTAGCCAGTGGGGATGAACGCAAGCGTGAACAGTAATACTAGCACGGCCGATATCTGTCCAAATCGATATTTTGCTCGGTGAATTATGTCACCCATTGATTACTCATCAAATTTAGTAGGGTGAAAATTCTTTGGTAAGATCTTATGCTTATCAAGTTCCTCTATCATACCTTTCTCTGAATTGGAGAAACTATCCACCCAACGACTGTTATTTGGAGTTATCGCCGAATAATCGTCCCCACAGAGAGGACGTCTCTGAAGTGGGATCACAGTTGGACGTCGTCTCGGCTTGTTCTTCTCGAGTCTGCTCAATCTCTCGGTTACGCTCTGCAAGTTCGGCACTGTCTAGATGAGAGTTTGAGGAACGAGCAGGTGGTGGCAAGAAGTGTCCATGCAACTTGCCAACCTGCTCAGAGAGAGCTTAGACGTGGATTGTGATGAGGTTTGGGAGAACGAGCGCACCCCGACACCCATTAGGGTGTTCGGGGTGCGCCTGCATTCGATGGGTTGTCGGTGCGGGAAGTCGTCGCTGTGCTGGACTTACTTGGTGTCGATCGGTCTCATGGAGCCGTCTGGAACTGGACGCACGATCTCGCGGAGAGCCAGGCGGACCCGCCGACGGCAGCGCCGTCGCGGGTCGCCGTCGATGAGAAACAGATCGAGGTCGATGGCGAAAAGAAATGGCTGTACGCGGCGATCGATACGGAGTCGAAGCTCTTGTTCGAAATCGACGTACACAGCCGCCGCGGGACCGATCCCGCGGCGGCATTTTTGCATCGGCTAACCGAGAAACACGACGTGTCAGACACTGAGTTTCTGGTTGATGGCGGTGGCTATCTGACTGCCCTCTTTCGACACGATCTGAGCGGTCAGCTCAACTATACAGACCGGAACCACATCGAAAAATGGTTCCAGACTGTGTCGATGCGAATCGACCGCTTTCACTCGTTTTGGCGGGGCAGTCCAGCCAGTGCACGTCGCTGGCTCAGACGGTTCAGACACCACTACAACCACGATAAGCCGAATCAAGCACTCGATGGCCGAACGCCAGCCCAGGAGGTGCTGAACTAGACAGTGCCCCTTCGCCACGATTGTCCGATTGCCAGCTTCATGGCAGACGACGATCGTCAATTCGGCTCTGTTTAAATTCACATCAAATGACAAATTCAGACTCGGATACGATCTATAGGCAAGAGATAGAACGGACCCCACCCCCGAAACAGGATTGTAATGGTGGATTCTGTCGGTTTCTCACTCATGAGCGTATCGAAAGAAACGGAATCCTCTTCGAATTCGATCTCGAGCCAAGCTATGTGACGACTCGGACGTACGTCGATCTGTCGAGATATTCGATGAGCCAAATAGCCCCGAGATTTCTGATCGAACTCTTCTGGAGTGGGACGTACTGGTGTCTGCTTTCGTTCAACCACAGCTCGAGAACCTGTAATATGGAATCAATGTGAAATGTGGTAGATTCGCATCTTAGTCGCTATCCTCCGACGGGACGTAATGTTCGCGGTGAATGATCCATTCTTTGTCGTCTTCTTCATTGATGGCAGTAACGACGATTTGATCACCATCTGGATTGAACTGGATATAGAGCGTTACACCGGTCCACGTTGCGGTGAAATCCTCGTCGTCTCGATCATATGCTTCAGTACTCGCACCGGCAATAGTCGACTCAGCTCGGATGCGTCCAGCATCGACTCCGCGTTCATCGGTCAGCACGACCGCAGCCTGCGGCACATCGCTTGTCGGACTATCATACTCCCAATCGATCTCCTCGACTACGTCACTGTTTTCGTCCTCGATTGGTTCCTCAAACGCTTCCTCCGGATCATCGGGCGTATCGTCGATGGGGGCTGAGAACAGATATTTCCACTCTCCATCTTCGGTTGCTAACACCCAGACGTTCGCCTCCCCCTCAGTCGGATCTTCAGGATGTACCTCGAGTACTGCGATATCCTCACCGTCGAGTTCCGCTGTAAGCTCATCACGCTCAAACCAGAACTTCGCTCCCTCGAGTTCAAGGAGATCGGCAACTGTTCCATTTTCAGTTCGTAGCTCGATATTATATTCGCCGACGTTCTCATCTCCATCGCTACCACGGAATTCCCAGCCACCCTCTACCCACGCAGCGGGGTCGAGTGGGTTCAGCGAATGAGAGACCTCACTCATTGTATCAAGATCACCCTCAACGGCTGCCTGAAGGTACGTCTCAATCACTGCAACAAACGTCTCGTCTGGATCAATTTTATTTACCTCTTCTCCATCGTTTGATTGGTTACCATCCTCGTTCTGCTCGTCGTTGGTGGTTGTGTTGTTCGGGGACGTACCGTTCATCTCTTCGCTCGTACATCCTGCCAGCGGTACAACGCTCACAACGAGACCGACACGGAGTGCACTCCGACGAGAGAGTCTAGTTGAATTAGGACATTCGTCGCTTCGCGACTGGAGGGATAAATCGTGTTCGGGAGACATACTTTGGCTTATACTATTGGACTTTTGAATGTTTTGGGTTTATTTGAATAATAAGATACTAACAACAACTGCGCCACGAAAGACACTAGCTAAACTAGAAGAGGGCATCACAAAACGGATTGCAGACTCTCCCCATGACTACCCGATAAACGGTAAGTACAGAGAACGGACTTAGCGAAGGTAGAACCTGAAAGTATACCAAATATATTGGATCCGTCCCAAACTCGTCTAGAGTTCGCTTCAGGGAGTGTCAACTGACCCTCCCATTGTATGGCTGCTTTGGCTGACCGACCGAGCAGTTTCCCGGCGAACGCCGCGGAATCATTCCCAATATCGAGGAATGGCGAACTGCTCGAGTTGTTCTCTCTCTGGTTTATGACGAATGTGAGATATTCTCCAGTGTAGGTGAAGATTTCGTCCGTAACACCTACAGTCCATAGCTGAGAAGGAAAAGTACAGTTCCAAAATAAATGAGGTGGAAACTTCGATTGAAGGAGGTTCTGAATCATATCGCGAACACAAAAATAAATGGCTAGATATACTGAGTCAATTCAAGGGAAGCAACGCGACGAGAACGAAGATTATACGTGCAACTACAAATTGGACGATATCTTCGGGTCAGTGGTTGCTGACGGCTTGGGTGGTCACAACGCCGGCCACGTCGCCAGTGAAACTGCAGCAAAGACGTTCGGAAAGTCTTTTCAGCAATTGAACTCTGACAATCTTGATGAGGAAGTTGTCCGCTTGAGCTTTGAGGATGCGGAGGACGCTGTCCACCAGAAAATGAGTGAAAAACCGGTTATGAGAGGATGGGTTCGACTCTGGTCACAGCAGTCATCAGGGACGGAAAGCCTTGGTTGGGAATGCTGGTGACAGTTGGGGTTATCTAATCAGTGGAGACGGAATCCGACAAATCATGAGTGATCATATCGAGAAGCAGCATTACGGAACGGCTGACCACTTACAGATTGCAACATACCTGCATAACGTAGTCGGTGACTGGGATGACGAGATCCAAGTTAATGTCTTTGAACTTGAGTTTTCTCCAGCTAAACCTGAAATATATTCAAATTCATAAATGGGACTAAAAGATATTTCGTTTGAAATACTAATGATGATCGACTCAGTCAATCTTGAGGCTGTTGTTGAGTCAGCAACAGGCTGGCCTGGAATGGGCATTATTTTCACGTACTCTTTTCTGATTGCGTTTGCGCTCCCTGGCCCAAGCGAGATTGTTTTGGTTGCACCGATCGATCTTGGCTTCCCAC
Above is a genomic segment from Natronorubrum aibiense containing:
- a CDS encoding PP2C family protein-serine/threonine phosphatase, which produces MARYTESIQGKQRDENEDYTCNYKLDDIFGSVVADGLGGHNAGHVASETAAKTFGKSFQQLNSDNLDEEVVRLSFEDAEDAVHQKMSEKPVMRGWVRLWSQQSSGTESLGWECW